GAACTTTGTGAAATTatacttaaaatttttattacacGAAAAGTACACGTAATGTTTTCATAAACACTATTTTTAATGCAATTTATAACGTTGTTATagaatattaattatttcaCATCATAATTTAATAGTTCATACAATACAGTGAATGATAACTGCAATATAGGAATTTTGCAACATTTATTGCATCAAATATATTAAATgttcagtatttttatttactttatacACATTGTTTCTACGctatttttgttttataatatattttaaacaattCCGATGGATTAAGTGTCTTCAATTTTCCCAGTCTTCGCACCTCTGGAAatcgaataatttgaaattttgattTAAACATATTTCTGATTTTCGTAAGTAGTTCCACGATAGTGATAGTACAATAATAAACAAGCGTAGAAGCTaatcagaaattaattttaataaaaatagagttaTTACTAACAaatgtaaatttaaataaatacttaCTTCATGTCCTTTTTCAGCTAAACATTTCAAAAGGTTCTGAGAGAATTCACACTTTTCCCGCTTATTTGATTCAAGATAACGAAAGCATTCTATGATTGATTCTTCAACAAAATCTTTCAATTCTGGATCTTGAATATTTAGACTCATCAATGGAATTACGGAATCTCGTTCTGGGAATCCTTTTTGGTCTACCTAGTATAATTTTTCATATGTTTAAAGAGAAACTGTTTTAACAAAAGATATGtaagtaaaattattatttcaaatttaattaatgaaaaattttagtaaataattatcgactatatacatacatatcgtcattattatttttttcagtTTTCTTTTTACGTAAAAGAATCATTAAACGAAAtgaataaattgaattatacttACGACGTTCAATTCGTTGAAGAAACATTGCACGATACACTACAAAATGTTAAgccattaaaatttaataaaatttatattaaattataaaaccaTCTGTTTATAATATAGTTGTAATTTAACTCTTACAGATTGTTCTTGGCCAGTATTGTTAGTGTAGCGTGTATCTTCGTTATAAAATTCATCTTTTTTATTATGTCGATTTGTAGAATTCCACGAATTTCGATCATTGGTGttacgaatattttttgaatttggAAAATCCCTAACGTTTTTATTTGTTAAATGATCAAAAGAATAGGTTTTTATGTTACTGTTCCCTTCGGAAGTTCTATatccataaaaatattaattaaaatttacctTAAAAAagactataaaataaaattaacatttactattgttcttattatttttattaatcttctgtcaatttaaaattttgtaatttatagaTGTATGTAGTAAGATATCAAGAAATTCGATTTAAGATAGATGTagatagaaatatgacttatcaATATTATCGTTATGACTTATTTATAATTCAAGTTACACCTGTATCTTTGAGTATTCGTGGATTGATTGTAAGGAGACTTATtcatttttgtggaaaaaaaattattatcattaACATCCTCTTCAGAACTAAGATCACTTTCTGAAGACATAGAATCTTCACTGTCTGTATTTGAACCAGAATAACGCTTTTTACAGGTTTTCAGTACCTTTTGAAATTGCATATCTACTTCTTGATTTTCCGAACGACATCTTAATgactaaaaaaaataataattttttgtgtAATTTTGAATATTACTAATTCCCCATAAATTGAAACATAGTGAATATTGCATTTTATAAAGTACACGTTAAAACAACTTACTATTCCCTCGTTAAGGAAAAATAGAATAATGCAGCATAATGCAAGCGGAAAAAAATTTGTCATGATACTTCACTAACGTTTCGTCAATTTAAGGTATGGTTAATAAAAGTTTGTTCCCATTCGGTCGGGTATATAAACGAAATTAACAGGAAAACGTTTTGACATTAATTGCATGTCGTTTTACTTTTGAAAAGAATACGAGTTCAGTGGACGTTCCAGTGACACGTTGTATCCGGAATTATTCATTTCCTGTTGCATGCAAGTTGTGTCATCCGAACAAAAAccaatgtaaaatattttattgtctTTTCAGAACATTTttctaaccaggaaaaagcttaTTTTATGGTTCTGGATGAGAAACTCAGTATTACAAAATGTTCGTTCTTATAGTCAAGAGCAAAACATACGGATGGCGATCTTTGGGGTGCGATAACAGTGGtgagtatcaatcaattataattttcatcgatcaattaaacaattaattttaaCTGCCAATTACAATTGACCAACACGTTGGCCAACGTGTAATTGACCAATTATGTTGACCAACACTAGACGGTAGAAACAAAAAGTACTTATaaaattgcataaattattGGAAACCTCGCAAAAAGTATTGTTACTTTAAATTTAATGGAATTGCATAATGGGCAACATTTTTTTGCCTCAAATAGTATTTTTGAATTAATCAACAAGGAATTTTGTAGTTCGGAAAtcagtatttttattatatatttttttaaagtcaTTCCATACGTTCGACAGTTAATATCGATTGTAATCTTAGAAAGATCGATACAAAGGgaaggggaagtcgaagagggaGAAATGTGGAGGAAAGTTGTTCACAAGTTACAATGAAACAGAAATGAAGCGGTAATTCGTTTAAGAATTTTGCGCGAGAATTGTCAGTCTTTATCCTCTTCTTTCTCCTTCCGCATCAAAAGCACAAAATGCATATTGCATTTCTTGTAAGTAAAGATTTCCTTTTCTAAAAGTTTTTCGTATAACTCGTCCGTTAACTCTTCGCGGCACAGGATTTCAGGTAATAAAATAGACccatgttgcatagaaattttattgcgttttcAATTAAACGAAATtggtataattttattaataaaggtatcacgtaatgtaaaaatataaaacattGTCGCAATAAACCTTGCGCTTGCAACAATTGATAAACCTGTATTGGCATGTTGAATGTTTCAACACAAGTGAATACAtttgtaacatttgttgaaatattaccaactgctttacgtaaataagacgaaatataaacctatgtagctattgcaatatttcgagGTGGGGCTAAAAATGTCCCACCATGCATTAAGGTGGGACACTTTTAATCCCAGCGTGCCCCAAAGAGCTAAATAAACTTTAATGATTTAAATCGAATTTGAATCGATGATGTAAATGAATCAAATAATTGCCTTTTTGGATACATTAATattctttgtaaatatttttaatcttttatttcttaaaaatgGTACCTGTTAAACGATATATTTCTATATAATTCAGATTATAAGGAATATGATTTTGCTAAACAATAATTTAACGACACTGTGAATTATTTTTGAATATCTCGAAACTATTATAAAAAATTCTGTAATATTATTCCCCGGCAATATAAATTTTTCGTTATTTCGACACTTTTGTATTCGGATTTAAATAGTTCGAGTTGATCCAAAATTTGTATTGCATTGTTATTATTAGTTTTATTGTTACAGCaatatgaaaatatatttgTCACTTTGATACGTATAAACTCAATTTCATGCAATAGTAGTATAGTAAATGGATCGTAAGTCGCGATAATAGTAAATTGTGAAATTCGATGAACCGTAAAAACGCGTGAAAGCGAGACAAATCAGGAATGAATTCATAGTTCGGAGCATCGACTTGTTTCTCATACCTTGAATACCAAATTAATCAGTGTAAAAATTTACGTTTTCTGacaattattttctcgtttctGTCGCATAGTTTTTAACAAATGCAGTCCTCGTATTCGCAACCAACGTTTCGTGGCCTAAAGATCATCGACTTCGCGTAGACAACCAGGAATTATCATCACACCGTAAAAAAGATTTGAAATACAAAACGGAAAAGAACACTAAAATCACATTACACagttcgaaagaaaataaaatgaCAAGCGATAAACGttcaaaagaaagaaaagaagaatACGTAAACCCTTGGAACTTATCAAAAGAGACAGATAGAATACAATTTCAAATGGAAGGTCACGATGGACCGCAAACATACATCTTTGGATTCGATACCGGACATGGGtaagttatttaaaataaaaatgcattttgaataaaaaaattaatataactTTACTCGTAAAAATTTGACAtaaaatgatttatttattacaaACGCTTAGCTTAGATTTTGTATATGTATGCACATGTGTCatcataaacaaaatattatatatttttataagtaCTTAACTAATTATACATAGTACATTTTCTTAGAAAGAATAGACAGTACAGATTGGAAGAAAGGCTTCAAGATGGCACAGTAAAAGGACAATATGGATATTACGATGCGAGAGGGAAATTAAGAACAGTTCGATATGTTGCTAGACCTTTTGAAGGCTATACGGAAAAACATCATGAAATAACACACTGAAATTAGACAACAAAATGGTAGGTTTTCGTTTCCTTAAAAGATATTAGAATGAAGTACAAACTACATTCTCACGCGATAAGATTCGAGTTGTATTGCATTAAACTTTTCGAAAGTTAGAAAATAATTACTATGGAATTTCAAGTGTTTAATAAATTTCGGCAATTATATACTACACACTTTAAAAAATACAGTTATTTGGATTAAatcatttatttaacaataacaaCAGCTatataagaaaaataaaaacaaaaatgaaaattaagtTTAAATGTTAATTTGAATACAGAGATAGTAAGAAGACTTTTCAGAAGACATACCCaaacatatatttatatatgtgcGTATATGTATTTCCTTATATACATAACATCCACACTCATAACATACACCCACTTACAAAAGTATTTGAATAAAAACGTTAAGGTAAAATATAtactttaacaaaattatttgcaactatattatttaattaatatgaGCGCAATATTAGGCGATTTTTCTTTTTGATAAGTGTGCAGTCTTATAATAAATAGTGTTAAGATCTAAATGAAATAGCCTTTTATAGTAATGAAACACTAATTTTAGAAaccttaatttttaattataacttttaaatttgtttcttttctcttgaacaaaattttacattcttttcaaattttaaataaattacactATACTGTAAATtctattaaattttcaaaacttAAATTCCAGAAATATTAAACAGTTAATATAAAGGCGCGTAAATAACTAACCCATTATTATAACTattgaaacaaaaaattcaaacaTACAGTTGCATATATttaacaaaatgaaaaaaataccaTTAACAATGTACAAATCAAATACTTTCGCAAGCCATTATAAATATGTCACGTAAAGTGATTTTGTACAGAGACCATCACGTGGAATACATTACGCGGAAAAGATAATCCGATAATACTTATTTAGCAATAGTCTCTAAAAAAGTATCAATTTTTTCATGATGTAttccttttattattttctcctCTTCTGTTTCACTTCGATTTATTATCATCAGCTCCGTAAGAAGAACTTTTACTTATTTCAGACATTCCTATCGTTTTGTGCATGAGAAAATAGACTGAAATTAAGAAAACAAAAAACAATTGTTGTTAGAACAATAGAAATGTATACTAAAcataaaatttcgtttatatTACCAAAATACTTACACAGGAGAAGTATACCCACACCAATAGAAAAATATATGGTTGATCCAGATAAGaaaagaataattaaataataaagcaTTGGTACTAAAACTACGACTCCCCAAAATATCGTATTTAAAAAGCTATAATATCTCCTGGGAAGCAGCAAACAATCTGTTTTGGGTACACCACTGGTTGCAAAGAAATCACCTGTCTGAATAAAACTCTCTGCCAAACGATcctgaaaaaagaaaagaatttaaCAACTAATGCGATGGCTATTGATATTTCTACAACTACTTTTACGAAATCTTACCTTTTTTTGATAAACTTTATACAACCATTCAGCTGCAGCTTCATCATCTTCTGGCACCTCTTCTAATGGAATTCTTTGTATATACATGTAACACACAACTCGTTTTCCCAATAACAAATTGGTTATTGTTGGTTTCACTGGGTCGCTCTGCTTAAAATGTACTTGTACATCGTAAATTGCTGGAATTTTACCTCGCATGTGCGGTATACTTGCCGTGAAACCTTTTGTTCGTGGAGTTAAATGGTATTTTAATACTGGAAGACCCTTTTCTCGGGCAAACTTTTGACTAGCTTCTAGTTTTCGTGTCGTAAAACGTGTCCCCTCAGCATTTAAAAGTAACTGTAgttcattttaaataaaatagtaaTTTCAATATAATGTCTTAAAAATGAGATGTAAACATAAATATGAGTATTAATTACCCATATACTGTCTGGATAGTTTGCAAGTTCCATAATTTGGCTACTAATTATTTCTTTATCTTTTTCCCAGTTTCTTTCCAAGAATATGCTTTCAGCAAATTTCCATGCCCAACCTAATGTTGGAATATATTgtattgccttctttgcatatgcTTTGCAATTCTGAAATACACAAATATCGTGTACTAATATGACTATAATTTTGATCTGAAATTGTGTGTGTACGTGTAACTTACACCAAGTACTCTAATTCGGTCGCAAAAAACCCACCCAACAAGCCAGTCTATTTCATAGGTGTGGTTCATTAATAAAAGCCCATGTTCATGCCCACAGTATTTATCAAAGTCATTTTTATCTGTGTACAATATTAACTCTGATCCAGACCACCATTCTGTCAAAAAAACCAACTCTAGAaacataaatttaaatttaattataactcttttaattttatattaatactgtaaataaataaataaaattaatagaattaattctataaactatatttaaattatagataaaatataaaatattgtataCAGAATGAAACATTGACTTACGAGTATAAAAAGAATAGCAGAGATAATAGTTAATTTTCCGATAATAATATTTGGAAAAAGGCCGAAGGCCAATGTACAAAAGACACTGGAAGTAATTGATTATCAATCCTGATGTGAAAAATGTTATAGCAAACATCAGGTGAAATAGTGGGAATTGCTTCAATATTGATATCAACCCCATCTTTTGAACTTTATTGTATGTTCAATAAAGAAAAAACATATGTATGTATCACTTGTAAATCTTAAATTCTTTGttcctgaaacaaacaattcaaTATTcatgttaaaaaattttaaaggtataataataatatttatattatagtaaGACATTACAAAAGACACTAAGATATTTATTATACATAATGGATAACATAAGGAAACAAAAATTTCCTTTGGTAAAGAATAACAAACTTAAACAACTAAGATTTTCATTAAGTCATATCATAGAAAGGATCTTAAAACACTTAatgaacaatttttaatatgaaaaatcgtgattaaaaaataattaaaagaatACTAAAATACTATAGATCATATCCAAACAATAAATATcaataacaaatatttattacagTTTAATTAGTTTCATaagaattattaacaaaaaggtCAAAgctatacaaattttaattcaaataatcttaaaatttatttaaaaattagtaacatttaataaatttgatcaaTGATAAAATATATGTGAAAATTGTATTtatgtattaataaaattagatTATTAATATATCATATCAGTATTATAAATCATAATTAGATTACAAAAATCATATTAGTTATGAAATGTAATTCAGTAATTGCTTAATTATTCAATGAATTTAGTCGTTCATCAAATTAATTCGTCTAGTTAAACTAtacatttattaattttgttgtaTTATTTACTAATACTCTTTAAAACAGATTGTTCATCCTAACCTATTTCAACAAGAAGGAAACTCTATCAAAACTTTCGATTTTTGAATAAAAGGTatcataaaattaattttttaattgtctTTAACAATAAACTTATGCGATAtagataattataaaaaattttattcaaataaatcGGACGACACTTATTTAGATAAATTTCTTAACATAAAAAGTAAGTTActgtaaaatatgaaaaatctgaaaagttTGAATGAAATTACGCATAACAAACAGAAACTGATTATGATTCTACGACGCACTTTTTAAAAAATAGGACTTAGAGTAAATGATAAATTTTCCATGAAAACCAAACTCACCAGTCGCAAATCTTTTCTGGAATATCGGTACAACCAACCCTTTCACTTAGAATGTGCCGAAAAATGGTGACATAcgcgaaaaatgttaaaaaaatagTTCAGACTTATAACGGGCGTGGATAGAGAGAATCACTGTAGAAATTGATTGGTCAAATAAAGATAAATCTTTGTCATTGGCGGATAGTAATCGTTCGATAAACAACGATCAAAGTCAAATCACGCTTAATAGAAGGGATTGCATCAAAATGTAATCTTGTATGATTATCAAATATTTGGCTGACCTTTAAACAAAATCAAAAGAATTGATATCAAAACTGGTATTAAACAAAGAAATATTACTAGATTAATCGTCAGGCAGTTAGACATAcaggatttcaagttaaaaaagtGCAAATCTCAATTTCGACTATGGCCTAAGGTCAAAGTCTTATTAACTCTACTGATACCGACGAGGTCAAACTTTGTTTTATTACTGCATATCGTCATTGGCATAATTTATAGAGTATTTATTTCTGATACGCGGACCAAGATAGTACGTATTAAGTATTTAATTCAACTGCGTTTATACTAGACGTATCAAATGCATAGAAAGTACAAATAAGATACCATACAGCACAATGCTATAATATTGCAGCAATGACCTGTGCAATATATACATTCCGTTAACATATTTTGGAAATGTTCCAATAATATTATAAAGCAACTATAATTTTAagttatatatacagggtgtatctCGTAACTCGACGATATTATATGATTCATAAACGCGACTTcatttgaattattttattatatattatacaaattactttttaattctGCAAATCCAAGTGTTAAATGACAAAACAATCCCCACTTTATTCAGGTGCAATCTCTGCTCGATGTATTTCCATTCTTATAGAGTTCAAAGTTGAAATCTACCCCTACCTCTCTTCTGTTGGTGgcccatttttcaatattatcttGAGAAGTCCCCTCCTTTacgattgatttcacttattatGTAATTACTGCCACGAGGCAAAAATTCTCTTTTCAATCTTCTTTTATCTCTTGTTCCATTGTTGCTATTTTCGTATTGCGCATACACATGTTTGGAGCAAATTACTAGTATTGCATTGTaacttttgttattattttgaatatattttgaaACAAAGTTTTCATCGTCGATGTATATTTAGGcgtttttatttaatgtatacaggatgttccaaGCAACATTTTTTACGATTTTGTCggcgaattattatttttattgaaaataattttgaacaGATTAtcgaaattattagaaaaatcgTGAGAAGTGTTACGTGGAATATCGCGAATATAAATTGTTGCTGAAGTGTATTAAACTATTCATAAACGAACGCTGCTTGGCAGCGACGCTTATAAATCACATTTATTTGcctttcaaataaaaaataaagtgtCAAGGTCGAGATATATGTATATCTGATGCAGACCCTAGCCAATATCAGGTCATAATTAATGCAACAGAAATGAATTTGTGGTTGCACGCATCTTCGACGCAACACAATGCATTCATTTCTATTGCACTAATCTTTCAGCGGTGATGGTACATACAGATTTTACGACGAAATTAGTTAAAATATATGTAACATCTGAAAGAGATGAAACTACCCTTCAAAATTGAGAGTTAGAAACATAATTAGTTCAATGTCTTGAAAACGATTAAGTTTAGACAAAAGGATTAATAATTGATAAAACAATTCtactttcgaatttaatttgtaTTGAACGATTAATGTACTAACAAATTCCGCCGCAAGTTCCCAAGATTTGAAAGTACATAGTAGGTATTCTGGGTGCTGGTAGGGGACGGTGATGCCATATTGTTGAACACGATTAGTACCAAAGATGGCTGGCTGTCTAGTGACTTTGTATATTTTCTAGTTAAAGTTAGTATTATATGACCCCTGAAACCAACGATATGTATATGTCATCTTCATATTTTTACCCTTCGTGGGTAAATATCCACAAAACAGCTGTTCGATAGAGATGTTTATCTCGATGTCTTGGGATGCATTAGAAGTTCGGTTTCTGTCGATTGCTGAGATAATAAATGTCAGTAATGTAGCGTCCAAAATGATCATCGTCGTGTAATTATACTTCTTAGTAATACGTAACCTCGATTACCTGTAGAAATTGTAAGAATTATCATGGCTCAATGTAAGTTAACCCCTCGTGAGTTTATAAATAATGCTTTCTCCCCACAAATTGCTGCGGTGTGTTCGACCGCGGCCGATGCAGCTTGTcagaaaaataatttatcatTTGTTGAACTTCTACAACCGTTCTGTAAGTTAAATACCGAAGGTAggatttcattattatttttatacattaGTTTTCAATAGTCAGTATAATTCTCATCGAGAAATTCAAACACGATTAATCCGCAATATGTTTATAATTTTGTTGTAAGATTTATGTAAAACTGAGACTATTTAGTTGCAATAAAGAGAAAGCAGCATTTTTTTATTACCTTTCTTCATATTATGTTTGATACAAGTACATCATAAATGTAAAACACTCTATGTAGACatagataatattttagtgtctattatatgtataatttttatGATAATAAAGTGTAACACACTATACattattaaacaaaataaatatacaggttatacattataaatatattattgtttgcattatatgtaatcTTGCTGAACATTAATGTATTGCATAAtatattcatttccataggtcattttaaagatccgcAAGGAAATACGATAACTATTAGGAATCTTCGACTTTTTATACAAGATGTTAATGCACAGCCACCAGACCCAAGCATTGCTAGAAAAATGTTGAACGAAGCAGTTAATTCAGTTATGTGTGAACATACAACTCCTATCCGAATTGGAACAACAGAGCTTGATATACCTGTCTCGGTTCCTTGGTTTGAAGCATGGAGAGAAATGTTTCTAAGCGTTCAGTTTCCATCAGATCACGAATTCACAAAGCATTTTCTTGCTTGTATGGTAGTCATTTCTACAGCAGAAGACAATCCTTTGGAAAAGATACAAAATATGGGTGCACAGTTACATCAAAGTATACCTGGAAAATTGCCAAAGTGGTTTAATAACAATACACTTAGATATTATATCTTAGTACATGATACTATACAAGACGACAGGAATAagtatttacatttattttttttattttttatacgttGAATTTTATTCGTTCAAATGAATTATCTATAATTTTGCAGGGCTGAACTAGTTTTTAcagaaatgaaaaatatttatggtgctaataattgttttttattacaaatgaaTTCAAGACCTCCTGGTCAATTTGATGACAATActcatttgccagatccttggagtcaatttttaataaagccttcaGAAACATCTGGGGGTAGTGAACAAGGTAGTTCTCCTCGTACACCTGCTGATACCAGCGGTGTTTCTGCTATGCCAAATGAAGTTACAACAGATACTGACaagtatgtttttttttttttattacaactTTTAAACGTTGATAAAATGTATatgcaaatttttatttcagaacAAGCCAGGCTGGAACACCAGTAACTTCACAAAATTCTGTATTAGTTTCTCCAGATGTAAATAGTACTGTTAGTTTTTCTTCCGAAATATCTGAATCAGCAAATACACCCTTAGAAGTTGGACAAGAAGCTGTTTCTGTTACAATTCATCCTTTAAGTCCAACAATTGAAAAATCacaaaatttaaattacattgTACATACGAAAGGACAAACAGTTAGTGATACTCCAATAAATGTAAATGTTTGGGCAGATTCTCCTAGTTACATAGCAACACAACATGGTGCTAGATTGTCTACGCAAGATCTTGAAAGATTACGAACATTAATAacagaattttgtttaaaaagtttaTTTCCCTATGTAGAAAAACAAATTGGTTTATTGAACGATGTAATTTCAAATAAGAAAGGTGTTAGTAGATCACTTTTTAGTGCTACAAGACGATGGTTTggaacaaataaacctggaataCCAGGACCTACTCCATCGAATGCTGTAATGTATGTTGTTTATCAATACTTATATACCATTCTTTCATATAATTATAACTCATATAGCATTAGATATGAAACAAATTGTAACATagcatatataaatatataaagttCCAGCTTGTTTGGATTTCAGTTATACAACAGAATCGCCAGAATTACAATTGCGTCGCTTAGGTGACTTATGTTTCATGTTTGGTCACTATTCACTTGCTTACCAAGCATATCATAGTGCAAAAAGAGATTTTGCAGCAGATCAAGCTTGGCTTTATTATGCAGGTGCTCTTGAAATGGCTGCTTTAAGTGCATTCATGCAAGGTGAAACCAATAGAAAGACTATTGAATATATGGATGATGCAATATTAACTTATTCAAACAGTTGTAAAAAGCCTCAGTTTGCAACAAGAGCAACACTTCTAAGTGCTGAATGCTTGAAAGGCAGAAGTTTATACGGAGAGGCTGCAAAACAATTAATTCGTATGACTAGTGAAGATTCAGATTTGCGTTCTGCGCTTTTATTAGAACAAGCAGCTTATTGTTTtattcgaccaaaaatgatgcgCAAGTATGCATTTCACGCTGTTCTTGCTGGCCATAGATTCTCAAAAGCAGGCCAAAGAAAGCATTCGTTACGATGTTACCAACAGGCATACCAGGTACTTTTAATTAATCCATAATCAAAATATCACATTAATCAAAAATATCTGCAAAGTTCcccgatttttatgaaattgtatCATTTTTTCAAAAGTTTTGAGAATATAGACAGTAAAAGCGATGTTTTAACTTATCTATTAATTTTTTCCCTTGtgttattttccatcaaaaatcacaaagaatttattttaaaaggtGTATAATGGAAGGGGTTGGTCATTAGCTGAAGATCATATACATTTTACCATTGGCAGACAGGCTGCATCGCtaaaacaagtttgtgaagctgttcaagcatttgaaaaattgttgaatGCTTACAGCAAACAAGCAGCTCCACAACAAGCTACATTTTTACGTGAATTTTTACATATCCataatgtatgtatatatattgttATTAATTGAATTCTTTCATTTGCACATATTATCTTCCTTCCAGATAAATCATAATCTGTATACTACAGTTATTGTTACAGGGAGGTTTATCAAATCATCAAGAGCTTCCTATCTTGCCTTTACCATTAatagataataataatattaaagtatTATATGGTCCTATGGCTGTGCCATATGGAAATAATATTCCAGCAAATCATGTTTCATTTGATATGGAAGAATGTGATGATGCAAGATGGTCAAAAATGGAAGAGATGTTAATAACAGAAGCCCAGGGATCCTCGCCTATGATATTCAGACCAACCATTTCATTATATTCTAAGACAAGTAATAACAGCATAAAACCAAATGCAGTTTTGTATGAACCAGtgcatttttttatcgaaatgtATAATCCATTGCACATACCGCTGCCATTATCTAACGTGACTTTGTTATGGTTGTTCATTTCTGCTGATGGACAGATTACAAATGAAACGAAGTTGTCAGAAAATTTAAAGCCAATAGAAGCGCAAGTAATCG
The Colletes latitarsis isolate SP2378_abdomen chromosome 14, iyColLati1, whole genome shotgun sequence DNA segment above includes these coding regions:
- the Obp59a gene encoding odorant-binding protein 59a: MTNFFPLALCCIILFFLNEGISLRCRSENQEVDMQFQKVLKTCKKRYSGSNTDSEDSMSSESDLSSEEDVNDNNFFSTKMNKSPYNQSTNTQRYRTSEGNSNIKTYSFDHLTNKNVRDFPNSKNIRNTNDRNSWNSTNRHNKKDEFYNEDTRYTNNTGQEQSCIVQCFFNELNVVDQKGFPERDSVIPLMSLNIQDPELKDFVEESIIECFRYLESNKREKCEFSQNLLKCLAEKGHERCEDWEN
- the LOC143349642 gene encoding uncharacterized protein LOC143349642 is translated as MHIAFLFLTNAVLVFATNVSWPKDHRLRVDNQELSSHRKKDLKYKTEKNTKITLHSSKENKMTSDKRSKERKEEYVNPWNLSKETDRIQFQMEGHDGPQTYIFGFDTGHGKNRQYRLEERLQDGTVKGQYGYYDARGKLRTVRYVARPFEGYTEKHHEITH
- the LOC143349637 gene encoding 1-acyl-sn-glycerol-3-phosphate acyltransferase gamma, translating into MGLISILKQFPLFHLMFAITFFTSGLIINYFQCLLYIGLRPFSKYYYRKINYYLCYSFYTQLVFLTEWWSGSELILYTDKNDFDKYCGHEHGLLLMNHTYEIDWLVGWVFCDRIRVLGNCKAYAKKAIQYIPTLGWAWKFAESIFLERNWEKDKEIISSQIMELANYPDSIWLLLNAEGTRFTTRKLEASQKFAREKGLPVLKYHLTPRTKGFTASIPHMRGKIPAIYDVQVHFKQSDPVKPTITNLLLGKRVVCYMYIQRIPLEEVPEDDEAAAEWLYKVYQKKDRLAESFIQTGDFFATSGVPKTDCLLLPRRYYSFLNTIFWGVVVLVPMLYYLIILFLSGSTIYFSIGVGILLLFYFLMHKTIGMSEISKSSSYGADDNKSK